A part of Armatimonadota bacterium genomic DNA contains:
- a CDS encoding DUF881 domain-containing protein: MLGRTRAMLSISRLQGAVALFLVAVGFMVVAQMRARQPIRQAGVLPSWRLTELAVLVRQQEDARRQLEAEVEALRRRARDYEAAVIEGRSLSEAMARELARYRLVLGLVPVEGPGVRVVARGGAPGTGGILPSAVEAQDLSGVANELWSAGAEAMAINGIRVLATTSIRLSGGALQVGSTAVVPPYRIEAIGDPAALQAALAIRGGFVEGLRSVGIQVTVQVHERLRIPARGSVEPFRHARPKPAE; the protein is encoded by the coding sequence ATGTTGGGACGCACCCGAGCCATGCTTTCCATCAGCAGGTTGCAGGGCGCCGTGGCGCTGTTTCTTGTCGCCGTTGGCTTCATGGTCGTGGCGCAGATGAGGGCCCGGCAGCCCATCCGCCAGGCCGGGGTGTTGCCTTCCTGGCGTCTCACGGAACTAGCCGTCCTTGTCAGGCAACAGGAAGACGCACGAAGGCAACTGGAGGCCGAGGTGGAGGCGCTGAGGCGGCGGGCGCGTGACTACGAGGCCGCGGTCATCGAGGGCCGCAGCCTGTCCGAGGCCATGGCGAGGGAGCTGGCCCGCTACAGGTTGGTGCTGGGCCTGGTTCCGGTGGAGGGCCCTGGGGTCCGCGTCGTGGCTCGGGGTGGGGCCCCTGGCACGGGCGGCATCCTCCCCTCTGCCGTGGAGGCCCAGGATCTGTCCGGAGTGGCCAACGAGCTCTGGTCCGCAGGTGCAGAAGCCATGGCCATCAACGGGATCCGCGTCTTGGCCACGACCAGCATCCGGCTGTCAGGCGGTGCCTTGCAGGTAGGATCCACCGCAGTTGTCCCGCCGTACAGGATCGAGGCCATCGGGGATCCGGCCGCGCTGCAGGCGGCCCTGGCCATCCGCGGTGGGTTCGTGGAGGGGCTGCGCTCCGTGGGGATACAGGTGACGGTGCAGGTTCACGAACGGCTGCGGATTCCTGCCAGGGGTTCGGTTGAGCCTTTTCGTCACGCCCGGCCCAAACCCGCCGAGTAG